One Streptomyces sp. RPA4-2 genomic window carries:
- a CDS encoding aldo/keto reductase — translation MVSQRFTLGGELPVRRLGYGTAQLTGPGYWGPRGDTRDAVAVLRRAVERGVTLIDTADNYGPSVAEELIAEALRPYPGDLLIATKGGVVRTGDSAWHVSGRPETLRAMCEASLRRLRLDTIGLYQLHRLDPRVPMAEQLGALDELRAEGKIRHIGLDTVTAEQLEAALALTDIAAVQNRYNLLDRASEPLLELCEARGIAFLPWFPLGNGSLTAATARAEIAAAHGATPGQLALAWLLHRSPVLCPTPGTGSLVHLEENLDAAAVRLTAEDMRALG, via the coding sequence ATGGTTTCGCAACGATTCACGCTCGGCGGGGAGCTGCCGGTACGCAGGCTCGGTTACGGCACGGCACAGCTGACGGGACCGGGCTACTGGGGCCCGCGGGGGGACACCCGGGACGCGGTGGCCGTACTGCGGCGGGCCGTCGAGCGCGGGGTCACGCTGATCGACACCGCCGACAACTACGGCCCGTCGGTTGCGGAGGAGCTGATCGCCGAGGCCCTCCGTCCCTACCCCGGGGATCTGCTGATCGCCACCAAGGGCGGCGTCGTCCGTACCGGCGACAGCGCGTGGCACGTGTCCGGGCGGCCGGAGACGCTGCGGGCGATGTGCGAGGCGAGTCTGCGGCGGCTGCGGCTCGACACGATCGGCCTGTACCAGCTGCACCGCCTGGACCCGCGGGTGCCGATGGCCGAACAGCTCGGCGCGCTCGACGAGTTGCGCGCCGAGGGCAAGATCCGGCACATCGGGCTCGACACCGTGACCGCCGAACAGCTGGAAGCGGCACTGGCGTTGACCGACATCGCCGCGGTCCAGAACCGCTACAACCTGCTGGACCGTGCTTCGGAGCCGCTGCTGGAGCTGTGCGAGGCGCGCGGTATCGCCTTTCTGCCGTGGTTCCCTCTCGGCAACGGCTCACTCACCGCGGCGACGGCCCGCGCGGAGATCGCCGCCGCGCACGGGGCGACGCCGGGCCAGCTCGCGCTCGCCTGGCTGCTGCACCGTTCCCCGGTGCTCTGCCCTACGCCGGGCACCGGGTCGCTCGTCCACCTGGAGGAGAACCTCGACGCGGCCGCGGTGCGGCTGACCGCCGAGGACATGCGGGCCCTGGGCTGA
- a CDS encoding 2-dehydropantoate 2-reductase N-terminal domain-containing protein produces the protein MRYVIIGAGAVGGAIGGRLAEAGHDVVLVARGAHHEALRAFGLRLMTAEGTRTHLLPVVDEPAALGALRADDVLLLAVKTQDSEAALAAWGAAPVVGGGTAAERLPLVCAQNGVESQRLALRRFRRVYGVCVWLPATFVEPGAVSAAGTPLTGILHLGRYPHGTDETARRIAADLEKSRFEAPVVPDVARWQYAKLLGNLANAMEAVSGPVTGEEGLELLGRVRAEGEAALAAAGIAYVSEEEQRRVRGDRIRLRPFDGSPRRGGSSWQSLDRATGTIEADYLNGEIALLGRLHGVPTPLNDLLQRLANTFARERRAAGSMPVAELVRLAGEAVASVGEERPPRP, from the coding sequence ATGCGTTACGTCATCATCGGAGCGGGAGCCGTCGGCGGCGCCATCGGCGGCCGGCTCGCCGAAGCGGGACACGACGTCGTCCTGGTCGCGCGGGGCGCGCACCACGAGGCGCTGCGTGCCTTCGGACTGCGCCTCATGACCGCGGAGGGCACCCGCACCCACCTGCTGCCCGTGGTCGACGAGCCCGCGGCACTCGGCGCGCTGCGTGCCGACGACGTCCTGCTGCTCGCCGTCAAGACGCAGGACAGCGAGGCGGCCCTGGCGGCCTGGGGTGCGGCCCCCGTGGTCGGCGGCGGTACGGCCGCCGAGCGACTTCCGCTGGTCTGCGCGCAGAACGGCGTGGAGAGCCAGCGCCTGGCACTGCGCCGGTTCCGGCGGGTGTACGGGGTCTGTGTCTGGCTGCCCGCCACCTTCGTCGAACCCGGCGCCGTGTCGGCGGCCGGCACCCCCCTCACCGGCATCCTGCACCTCGGCCGGTATCCGCACGGCACGGACGAGACGGCCCGCCGGATCGCCGCCGACCTGGAGAAGTCCCGTTTCGAGGCGCCGGTGGTGCCGGACGTGGCGCGCTGGCAGTACGCCAAGCTGCTCGGCAACCTCGCGAACGCGATGGAGGCGGTCAGCGGCCCGGTGACCGGCGAGGAGGGCCTGGAGCTCCTCGGACGGGTGCGCGCGGAGGGCGAGGCGGCGCTCGCAGCCGCCGGGATCGCGTACGTGAGCGAGGAGGAGCAGCGGCGGGTCCGCGGCGACAGGATCCGCCTCCGGCCCTTCGACGGCTCCCCACGCCGTGGCGGCTCCTCCTGGCAGTCCCTCGACCGCGCCACCGGCACCATCGAGGCCGACTACCTCAACGGCGAGATCGCTCTCCTGGGCCGGCTGCACGGCGTACCGACCCCGCTCAACGACCTGCTCCAGCGGCTCGCGAACACCTTCGCGCGCGAGCGCAGGGCGGCGGGGTCGATGCCGGTCGCCGAGCTGGTGCGGCTGGCCGGGGAGGCCGTCGCGTCGGTTGGCGAGGAGCGGCCACCGCGTCCCTGA
- a CDS encoding helix-turn-helix transcriptional regulator has product MSRDRSALGAFLRSRRDRLTPSQAGIEAFPGARRVPGLRREELAVLAGLSPDYYSRLEQGRQANISTEVLDALARALRLDEVERAHLHDLAAPTARHRTASPQAAQRPDPGLLRLMRTLDHVPVLLLGHRCEVLARNNLLTAVLGRQLEPGTSFVRFMFQDPAARERIVNWADFASATVATMRREIARRPYDGLLTTLVDELRVTDRDVARWWDDHTVRDYASVTKRVEHPAAGPMSFDIEIVRAPHEPDQRLVVYTTEPDSPTARVLPILASWDAAPRP; this is encoded by the coding sequence ATGTCACGCGACCGCTCCGCGCTCGGAGCGTTCCTGCGCTCCCGCCGGGACCGCCTCACCCCCTCCCAGGCGGGCATCGAAGCCTTCCCCGGGGCGAGGCGCGTGCCGGGGCTGCGGCGGGAGGAGCTCGCCGTGCTGGCCGGCCTGAGCCCGGACTACTACAGCCGCCTCGAACAGGGACGCCAGGCCAACATCTCCACCGAGGTGCTCGACGCGCTGGCCCGCGCACTGCGCCTCGACGAGGTCGAACGCGCGCATCTTCACGACCTCGCCGCACCCACCGCGCGGCACCGCACCGCGAGCCCGCAGGCGGCCCAGCGCCCCGATCCCGGGCTGCTGCGGCTGATGCGCACGCTCGACCATGTCCCGGTGCTGCTGCTCGGCCACCGCTGCGAGGTCCTGGCCCGCAACAACCTGCTGACGGCGGTACTGGGCCGTCAGCTGGAGCCCGGGACGTCGTTCGTCCGCTTCATGTTCCAGGACCCGGCCGCCCGCGAGCGGATCGTGAACTGGGCCGACTTCGCCTCGGCCACCGTCGCCACGATGCGCAGGGAGATCGCCCGACGACCGTACGACGGCCTCCTCACGACGCTGGTGGACGAGTTGCGCGTCACCGACCGTGATGTCGCCCGGTGGTGGGACGACCACACCGTCCGCGACTACGCGTCGGTGACCAAACGCGTCGAGCATCCCGCCGCCGGCCCGATGTCCTTCGACATCGAGATCGTCCGCGCGCCGCACGAGCCGGACCAGCGGCTGGTGGTCTACACGACGGAGCCCGACTCTCCCACCGCCCGCGTCCTGCCCATCCTGGCCAGCTGGGACGCGGCGCCCCGTCCCTGA